Proteins co-encoded in one Brassica oleracea var. oleracea cultivar TO1000 chromosome C4, BOL, whole genome shotgun sequence genomic window:
- the LOC106337976 gene encoding neurofilament medium polypeptide-like: MGEPFFKKKKTLFAAPAPAPPPPAAPKESSVALKIRLHCEGCIQKIKKIILKIKGVQTVAIDAAKDTVTVKGTMDVKELVPLLAKKLKRTVEPLLPAKKDDGAAPPAAKKEVPAAGANEAKKEGGEVVEKKQEGGDNKKEAGEKKKEAGDGGEKKKEAVEGGDKKKEAGDGEKKEGGGVGGGVGPVAMVNKMDYYEYSFPTAPMYWQEGHVYGQSYSIEGQTYPMGGQSYPGLGYNYSSESYVPYSYQNMNTPPGMFSDENPNGCSVM, translated from the exons ATGGGAGAG CCTTTCTTCAAAAAAAAAAAAACTTTATTTGCGGCTCCTGCTCCTGCTCCTCCACCCCCGGCCGCTCCTAAAGAG AGCTCGGTTGCTTTGAAGATCAGACTTCACTGCGAAGGATGTATTCAGAAAATCAAGAAAATAATATTGAAAATTAAAG GCGTCCAAACGGTGGCTATTGATGCAGCCAAAGACACGGTGACTGTGAAAGGCACTATGGATGTTAAAGAACTTGTGCCTCTACTAGCTAAAAAGCTAAAACGAACCGTGGAGCCTCTTCTTCCGGCTAAAAAAGACGATGGTGCCGCCCCTCCCGCCGCCAAGAAAGAAGTCCCAGCCGCTGGAGCTAACGAAGCAAAGAAGGAAGGAGGTGAAGTCGTAGAGAAGAAGCAAGAGGGTGGCGATAATAAGAAAGAAGCCGGAGAGAAAAAGAAAGAGGCTGGAGATGGCGGAGAGAAGAAGAAAGAGGCTGTAGAGGGCGGAGATAAGAAGAAAGAGGCCGGAGACGGTGAGAAGAAGGAAGGTGGCGGCGTAGGAGGAGGAGTAGGGCCGGTGGCAATGGTGAATAAAATGGATTATTATGAATACTCATTTCCGACGGCTCCAATGTATTGGCAAGAAGGACACGTGTACGGACAGAGTTATTCGATTGAAGGTCAGACTTATCCGATGGGAGGTCAGAGTTATCCAGGTTTAGGATACAATTACTCGAGTGAAAGTTATGTGCCGTACTCGTATCAAAACATGAACACGCCTCCTGGAATGTTCAGCGACGAGAACCCTAATGGCTGCTCTGTTATGTAA